A region from the Lolium perenne isolate Kyuss_39 chromosome 4, Kyuss_2.0, whole genome shotgun sequence genome encodes:
- the LOC139830420 gene encoding uncharacterized protein has product MRKAIKSQVLPDFHAEWLELQAPKKPDMSSSWTMYFDGSKRNEGAGAGIVLTSPRGDRTLYVLRVNFLNASNNEAEYEALIHGMRMANACGATRLVIYGDSNLVVQQTMKECDAPAKNMAAYRELYNTLESEFDGCELQHIGRSSNAEADELATIGSTCAPIPPDVFYEEIDEHSIKPKPTVTEKSKPGCRRRYGSSRIN; this is encoded by the coding sequence ATGAGGAAAGCGATCAAGTCGCAAGTACTCCCTGACTTCCACGCTGAATGGCTCGAGTTGCAAGCACCAAAGAAGCCAGATATGTCGAGTTCCTGGACAAtgtactttgatggatccaagcgcaATGAAGGAGCAGGAGCTGGGATTGTGCTCACCTCGCCAAGGGGAGACAGGACATTGTACGTGCTTCGGGTGAACTTCCTGAACGCGTCAAACAACGAAGCTGAATACGAAGCCCTAATACATGGGATGCGGATGGCAAATGCTTGTGGCGCCACTCGACTCGTCATCTATGGCGACTCAAACCTCGTGGTACAGCAAACCATGAAGGAGTGCGACGCCCCAGCCAAAAACATGGCCGCATATCGGGAACTCTACAATACACTTGAGAGCGAATTCGATGGATGTGAGTTACAGCACATTGGGAGAAGCAGTAACGCAGAAGCTGACGAACTAGCAACCATTGGGTCCACCTGTGCGCCCATACCACCCGATGTTTTCTACGAGGAAATCGATGAGCACTCAATCAAACCCAAACCCACAGTCACGGAGAAGTCAAAACCAGGTTGTAGGCGCAGATACGGAAGCAGCCGCATCAACTAG